In one Pseudomonas fitomaticsae genomic region, the following are encoded:
- a CDS encoding c-type cytochrome gives MDSYIRWFQRFIWLGIAMNMVFAIPALFAPGLLTSVVGLPPQLSDPWLENAGMLLVGISVFYMPSGFNAPRYVVHSWLCVLTRLIAVAFWIYLINTSSQGSVFVPMLMGDLSFFLILGILLYLGTTPENRPLALLCDGWREWRAAWARQWQSHAFKVGTLVVVALLAFIGYQTWYQMLRVVPEQDYASDEDHYKYAAIGLGIEARIPYYLFSVLPQMCPEKLPKPGGWEVFGFLFENGKDLPIGMAKRQIGYPTVEPNCALCHTGSYRANASDVAVNVPSAPANTLQLQAFQWFAYDCASDPKFTTDAVMAAINSKFQLGFFEKLYNRYLIIPMAKTALLKQKQAYAWQKLRPQQGPGRTDTFNPTKMVVFGFPDDSTIGTVDLPQVWNQKPRESMYLHWDGNNNKIHERNYAAAMAVGATPESVLPPSFNRVTNWLLGHKAPAWPWALDQAKVAQGKPVWEANCAGCHDFGRVDTGQVTTNIDQLGTDPHRLNSFTTGLVAAFHTFKKPPFDFGAYRKTQSYSNTPTDGIWLRAPYLHNGSVPTLWDLLQPAEKRPQVFITGSDVYDPVNVGFVTSGAQAKASADFTYDTRLEGNHNSGHLYGTTLSDDDKRALIEFMKTL, from the coding sequence ATGGACAGCTACATCCGCTGGTTTCAACGCTTCATCTGGCTCGGCATTGCGATGAACATGGTGTTCGCGATCCCGGCGCTGTTCGCGCCGGGGTTACTGACATCGGTGGTCGGCCTGCCGCCGCAACTCTCTGACCCGTGGCTGGAAAACGCCGGGATGCTGCTGGTGGGCATCAGCGTGTTCTACATGCCGTCGGGCTTCAACGCGCCGCGCTATGTGGTGCATTCCTGGCTGTGCGTGCTGACGCGGCTGATCGCCGTGGCGTTCTGGATCTACCTGATCAACACCAGCAGCCAAGGCTCGGTGTTCGTGCCGATGCTGATGGGCGACCTGAGCTTTTTCCTGATCCTCGGCATCCTGCTGTACCTCGGCACCACCCCTGAAAACCGACCACTTGCGCTGCTCTGTGACGGCTGGCGCGAATGGCGCGCAGCGTGGGCGCGGCAGTGGCAGAGTCACGCATTCAAGGTCGGCACCCTGGTCGTGGTGGCGCTGCTGGCGTTCATCGGTTACCAGACCTGGTATCAGATGCTGCGCGTGGTGCCGGAGCAGGATTACGCCTCCGACGAAGATCACTACAAATACGCCGCGATTGGTCTGGGTATCGAAGCGCGGATTCCGTATTACCTGTTCTCCGTGCTGCCGCAGATGTGCCCGGAAAAACTGCCGAAACCCGGAGGCTGGGAAGTCTTCGGTTTCCTGTTCGAGAACGGCAAGGACCTGCCGATCGGCATGGCCAAGCGGCAGATCGGTTACCCGACCGTCGAGCCGAATTGCGCGCTGTGCCACACCGGTTCCTACCGGGCGAATGCCAGCGACGTCGCGGTCAATGTTCCGAGCGCCCCGGCCAACACCCTGCAACTGCAAGCCTTCCAGTGGTTCGCCTACGATTGCGCCAGCGATCCGAAATTCACCACTGACGCGGTGATGGCGGCGATCAACAGCAAATTCCAGCTCGGCTTTTTCGAAAAGCTCTACAACCGTTACCTGATCATCCCGATGGCCAAGACCGCGCTGCTCAAACAGAAGCAGGCCTACGCCTGGCAGAAGCTGCGGCCGCAACAGGGACCGGGGCGTACCGACACCTTCAACCCGACGAAAATGGTGGTGTTCGGCTTCCCGGATGACTCGACCATCGGCACCGTCGACCTGCCGCAAGTGTGGAACCAGAAACCCCGGGAATCGATGTACCTGCACTGGGACGGCAATAACAACAAGATCCACGAGCGCAACTACGCCGCCGCGATGGCTGTGGGGGCGACGCCGGAATCGGTGCTGCCGCCGAGTTTCAACCGGGTGACCAACTGGCTGCTCGGGCACAAGGCGCCGGCCTGGCCGTGGGCACTGGATCAGGCCAAGGTCGCTCAGGGCAAACCGGTGTGGGAGGCTAACTGCGCGGGTTGTCACGATTTCGGTCGCGTCGACACCGGGCAAGTCACCACCAACATCGACCAGCTCGGCACCGATCCGCACCGGCTGAACTCGTTCACCACCGGGCTGGTGGCGGCGTTCCACACCTTCAAGAAACCGCCGTTCGATTTCGGCGCCTATCGCAAGACCCAGAGCTACAGCAACACGCCCACCGACGGCATCTGGCTGCGTGCGCCGTACCTGCACAACGGTTCGGTGCCGACCCTGTGGGACTTGCTGCAACCGGCGGAAAAACGTCCGCAGGTGTTCATCACCGGCTCC
- a CDS encoding GMC oxidoreductase, whose protein sequence is MTRIATPISEIKEHYDVIVIGSGYGGGIAASRLSRAGKKVCLLERGREIQPGEYPNTMIAATEELQVHDPDGHIGSRTGLFDLHVNAQQNVVVGCGLGGTSLINANVSLEPTPDVFQDPRWPLAVREDRDGLLKAGYAKAREMLKPNPYPSTAPNLPKLDANKKSADFLKQGAHFYKPPINVTFDKLPNNLNHVGVEQLPCNHCGDCVSGCNNKAKNTTLMNYLPDATNHGAEIFCQAQVRHLERDGNGWIVHFQYLDSGREKFDAPTLFVKADIVVVSAGTLGSTEILLRSRDKGLVMSGQLGENMSGNGDILGFGHNCEQTINGIGFGAHSAKEMQPVGPCITSIIDMRTEGDRSSRMVIEEGSIPGALGRPMVPAMAGFAEMIGKPTDDSFSGKVKYKEREAESFLRGPYHGALHNMQTYLIMSHDSGQGRMVLDNKDQLRIDWPGVGEQENFKIGNERLYQSTKALGGIWVENPIWTKLLKHSIVSVHPLGGCVMGEDAAQGVVNHKGQVFSGASGTDVYANLYVTDGAVIPTSLAVNPLLTISAVSERNMGLLAADRGWTIDYTLPSAPRKQTAPPTLGVQFTETMKGYFSRAFTAAQSTDLKVYEAAAKRGEADNSPIDFTLTITANDLNRMIKEPEHAATIVGTVIAPALSPEPLTASNGVFNLFEQFEQQVDTRHMKYDMKLTAEDGHDYFFSAFKTVPEDNGVLNIWHDTSTLYVTLYRGPDKTGEVIGSGVMHIKPTDFAKQMTTMKVLNARNERERIEGLARFGKFFAGILWESYGGVFAGDKYFNPDAPPRLKRPLDAPTPAVHFFSTEDGVQLRLTRYQAGSKGPVMLVHGLGVGSNIFSTDTIQTNLLEFLCKHDYDVWLLDFRVSILLPASKKEWNGDQIAQYDFKAAIAQIQQETQAKDVQCVVHCYGATTFFMSLLAGLQGVRSVVCSQIAADTVVATATGLKAGLHLPGMLDAIGIKSMTAYADSKENWFNRLYDKALNGYARIEAQGYCTNPVCHRITFMYASLYRHDTLNETLHDNLHELFGESNIETFEHLALIVRKGHLVDFKGHDVYMPHFDRLTMPICFISGADNQCYLPESTLKTYQRVCEKHGPERYSRHVVPGYGHIDCMFGKNAVVDVYPIILEHLEKTALG, encoded by the coding sequence ATGACACGGATCGCAACGCCTATCAGCGAAATCAAGGAACACTACGACGTGATCGTCATCGGCTCCGGGTATGGCGGCGGCATTGCCGCGTCGCGCCTGTCCCGGGCCGGTAAAAAGGTCTGTCTGCTGGAACGCGGCCGGGAGATCCAGCCCGGCGAATACCCCAACACCATGATCGCCGCGACCGAAGAGTTGCAGGTGCACGACCCGGACGGCCACATCGGTTCGCGCACCGGGTTGTTCGACCTGCACGTCAACGCGCAGCAGAACGTGGTGGTCGGTTGCGGCCTCGGCGGCACGTCGCTGATCAATGCCAACGTTTCCCTGGAGCCGACGCCCGATGTGTTCCAGGACCCGCGCTGGCCATTGGCGGTGCGTGAGGACCGCGACGGTTTGCTCAAGGCGGGCTACGCCAAGGCCCGGGAGATGCTCAAACCCAATCCCTACCCGAGCACCGCGCCGAACCTGCCGAAACTCGATGCCAACAAAAAATCCGCAGACTTCCTCAAGCAGGGCGCGCACTTCTACAAGCCGCCGATCAACGTGACCTTCGACAAACTGCCGAACAACCTCAATCACGTCGGCGTCGAGCAACTGCCGTGCAACCACTGCGGCGACTGTGTTTCGGGCTGTAACAACAAGGCCAAGAACACCACACTGATGAACTACCTGCCGGACGCCACCAATCACGGCGCGGAAATTTTCTGCCAGGCCCAGGTGCGGCATCTGGAGCGCGACGGCAACGGCTGGATCGTGCACTTCCAGTATCTCGACAGCGGCCGCGAGAAATTCGACGCACCGACGCTGTTCGTGAAAGCCGACATCGTCGTGGTGTCCGCCGGCACCCTCGGTTCCACCGAGATTCTGCTGCGCTCGCGGGACAAAGGCCTGGTGATGTCCGGCCAGCTCGGCGAGAACATGAGCGGCAACGGCGACATCCTCGGCTTCGGCCATAACTGCGAGCAGACCATCAACGGCATCGGTTTCGGCGCGCACTCGGCCAAGGAAATGCAACCGGTCGGCCCGTGCATCACTTCGATCATCGACATGCGCACCGAGGGTGACCGCAGCAGTCGCATGGTCATCGAGGAAGGTTCGATCCCCGGCGCACTCGGCCGGCCGATGGTGCCGGCGATGGCCGGGTTCGCCGAGATGATCGGCAAGCCCACCGACGACAGCTTCAGCGGCAAGGTCAAGTACAAGGAGCGCGAAGCCGAAAGCTTCCTGCGCGGCCCTTATCACGGCGCGCTGCACAACATGCAGACCTACCTGATCATGAGCCACGACAGCGGCCAGGGACGCATGGTCCTCGACAACAAGGATCAACTGCGCATCGACTGGCCGGGCGTCGGCGAGCAGGAAAACTTCAAGATCGGCAACGAACGGCTGTACCAGAGCACCAAGGCCCTGGGCGGGATCTGGGTCGAGAATCCGATCTGGACCAAGCTGCTCAAGCACAGCATCGTCTCGGTGCATCCGCTGGGCGGTTGCGTGATGGGCGAAGACGCCGCGCAGGGTGTGGTCAACCACAAGGGCCAGGTGTTCAGCGGCGCCAGTGGCACCGATGTCTACGCCAACCTGTACGTGACCGACGGTGCGGTGATTCCGACGTCACTGGCGGTCAACCCGCTGCTGACCATCTCAGCCGTGAGCGAGCGCAACATGGGCCTGCTGGCCGCCGATCGGGGCTGGACGATCGACTACACGCTGCCGTCGGCGCCGCGCAAACAGACCGCGCCGCCAACCCTCGGCGTGCAGTTCACCGAAACCATGAAGGGCTACTTCTCCCGCGCTTTCACCGCCGCGCAAAGCACCGACCTCAAAGTCTATGAAGCCGCCGCCAAACGCGGCGAGGCGGACAACTCACCGATCGACTTCACCCTGACCATCACCGCCAACGACCTCAACCGGATGATCAAGGAACCGGAACACGCCGCGACCATCGTCGGCACGGTGATCGCCCCGGCGCTGTCGCCGGAACCGCTGACCGCCAGTAACGGTGTGTTCAACCTGTTCGAGCAGTTCGAGCAGCAGGTCGATACGCGCCACATGAAGTACGACATGAAGCTGACCGCCGAGGACGGCCACGACTATTTCTTCAGCGCCTTCAAGACCGTGCCGGAAGACAACGGCGTGCTGAATATCTGGCACGACACCAGCACCCTCTATGTGACGCTGTATCGCGGGCCGGACAAGACCGGCGAGGTGATCGGCTCCGGTGTTATGCACATCAAACCGACCGACTTCGCCAAACAGATGACCACCATGAAAGTCCTCAATGCGCGCAACGAGCGTGAGCGCATCGAAGGGCTGGCGCGGTTCGGCAAGTTCTTCGCCGGGATTCTCTGGGAGAGTTATGGCGGGGTGTTTGCCGGTGACAAATACTTCAACCCCGACGCGCCGCCACGGCTGAAACGGCCACTGGATGCGCCGACGCCGGCCGTGCATTTTTTCTCCACCGAAGACGGCGTGCAGTTGCGCCTGACCCGCTATCAGGCCGGCAGCAAAGGCCCGGTGATGCTGGTGCATGGTCTGGGTGTGGGCTCGAATATCTTCTCGACCGATACGATCCAGACCAACCTGCTGGAGTTTCTCTGCAAGCACGACTACGACGTGTGGCTGCTGGATTTCCGGGTGAGCATCCTGCTGCCGGCGAGCAAGAAGGAATGGAACGGCGACCAGATCGCCCAGTACGACTTCAAGGCCGCCATTGCACAGATCCAACAGGAAACCCAAGCCAAGGACGTGCAATGCGTGGTTCATTGTTACGGTGCCACGACCTTCTTCATGTCGCTGCTCGCCGGTTTGCAGGGCGTGCGTTCGGTGGTCTGCTCGCAGATTGCCGCCGACACGGTGGTCGCGACGGCAACGGGGTTGAAGGCCGGTCTGCACTTGCCGGGAATGCTTGACGCGATCGGCATCAAATCGATGACTGCCTACGCCGACAGCAAGGAGAACTGGTTTAACCGCCTCTACGACAAGGCTCTCAACGGCTACGCACGGATCGAAGCCCAGGGCTATTGCACCAACCCGGTGTGCCACCGCATCACCTTCATGTATGCCTCGCTGTACCGCCACGACACCCTCAACGAGACCCTTCACGACAACCTGCACGAGCTGTTCGGCGAGTCGAACATCGAGACCTTCGAGCACTTGGCGCTGATCGTGCGCAAAGGGCATCTGGTGGATTTCAAAGGGCACGACGTGTACATGCCGCACTTTGATCGGCTGACCATGCCGATTTGCTTCATCAGCGGCGCCGATAACCAGTGTTATCTGCCGGAAAGCACGCTCAAGACCTATCAGCGGGTTTGCGAGAAGCACGGGCCGGAACGCTACAGCCGGCATGTGGTGCCGGGCTACGGCCACATCGATTGCATGTTCGGCAAGAACGCGGTGGTCGATGTGTATCCGATCATCCTTGAACACCTGGAGAAAACGGCCCTCGGTTGA
- the etfB gene encoding electron transfer flavoprotein subunit beta, with product MSTKIISLVSIGAHPTSGRPRRADQDARAVELGLQLAGDNLQVLHAGDIAEPALRAYLGMGLAQMHVLEQPAGADALPALTDYLRDAGAQVVLTGSQAETGEGSGMLPFLLAEGLGWPLVVGLAQVESINDGSALVLQALPRGQRRRLKVRLPFLATVDNAAPKPRQSAYGPARRGVLQAEDVEVVDDELLAVATLQPAKPRPKRLKVIKAKSGADRMKAATAKASGGGGQVLKGVTAQAGAEAILKLLIEEGVVR from the coding sequence ATGAGCACAAAGATCATCAGTCTGGTTTCAATCGGCGCCCACCCGACCTCCGGCCGCCCGCGCCGCGCCGATCAGGACGCCCGCGCGGTGGAACTCGGCCTGCAACTGGCGGGGGACAACCTGCAAGTGCTGCACGCCGGCGACATCGCCGAACCGGCGCTGCGCGCCTATCTGGGCATGGGCCTTGCGCAGATGCATGTGCTGGAACAACCGGCGGGCGCCGACGCGTTGCCGGCGTTGACCGACTATCTGCGTGATGCCGGTGCCCAGGTGGTGTTGACCGGTAGCCAGGCGGAAACCGGCGAGGGCTCGGGGATGTTGCCGTTCCTGCTGGCCGAAGGGCTGGGTTGGCCGCTGGTGGTGGGGTTGGCGCAGGTTGAGTCGATCAACGACGGTTCTGCGCTGGTGCTGCAAGCGTTGCCTCGGGGGCAGCGCCGACGGTTGAAGGTGCGCCTGCCGTTTCTGGCGACTGTGGATAACGCCGCGCCCAAGCCTCGGCAAAGTGCTTACGGCCCGGCCCGGCGTGGGGTTCTCCAGGCTGAGGACGTGGAAGTGGTGGATGACGAATTGCTGGCGGTGGCGACCCTGCAACCGGCCAAGCCTCGGCCAAAGCGGTTGAAGGTGATCAAGGCGAAGAGCGGGGCTGACCGGATGAAGGCGGCGACGGCCAAGGCCAGTGGGGGTGGAGGGCAGGTGCTCAAGGGCGTGACGGCGCAGGCCGGTGCTGAAGCCATTCTCAAGCTGCTGATCGAAGAAGGTGTTGTCCGCTGA
- the dgcB gene encoding dimethylglycine demethylation protein DgcB: MLNTLLPILLFAALALAVLGALRRVAMWRRGRASKVDLIGGLFAMPKRYMVDLHHVVARDKYIANTHVATAGGAVASIVLAILVHGFGLHNRILGYALLLMTAVMFVGAIFVYRRRLNPPSRLSKGPWMRLPKSLLAFSASFFLVTLPVAGILPENFGGWVLAAILGIGVLWGVSELFFGMTWGGPMKHAFAGALHLAWHRRAERFGGGRSTGLKPLDLNDPTAPLGVEKPKDFTWNQLLGFDACVQCGKCEAACPAFAAGQPLNPKKLIQDMVVGLAGGTDAKFAGSPYPGKPVGEHSGNPHQPIVNGLVDAETLWSCTTCRACVEECPMMIEHVDAIVDMRRHLTLEKGATPNKGAEVLENLIATDNPGGFAPGGRMNWAADLNLNLLSEKKSTDVLFWVGDGAFDMRNQRTLRAFVKVLKAAKVDFAVLGLEERDSGDVARRLGDEATFQLLAKRNIQTLAKYSFNRIVTCDPHSFHVLKNEYGAFDGNYLVQHHSTYLAEIIQAGALNLGQHKGNSVTYHDPCYLGRYNGEYEAPREVLRALGIEIKEMQRSGFRSRCCGGGGGAPITDIPGKQRIPDMRMEDIRETGAELVAVGCPQCTAMLEGVVEPRPLIKDIAELVADALLEDAAPNKPATPAKREPAEAH, from the coding sequence ATGTTGAACACCCTTCTTCCAATCCTGTTGTTCGCAGCCCTGGCCCTCGCGGTGCTGGGTGCGTTGCGGCGGGTGGCCATGTGGCGTCGGGGCCGGGCCTCGAAGGTCGATCTGATCGGCGGCCTGTTCGCCATGCCCAAGCGTTACATGGTCGATCTGCACCACGTGGTGGCGCGGGACAAATACATCGCCAACACCCACGTCGCCACGGCGGGCGGTGCGGTGGCGTCGATCGTGCTGGCGATTCTGGTGCACGGTTTCGGCCTGCATAACCGGATCCTCGGCTACGCGTTGCTGCTGATGACGGCGGTGATGTTCGTCGGGGCGATCTTCGTTTATCGGCGTCGGCTCAACCCGCCGTCGCGGCTGTCGAAAGGCCCGTGGATGCGGCTGCCGAAAAGCCTGCTGGCGTTCTCGGCGTCGTTCTTCCTGGTGACCTTGCCGGTGGCCGGGATCCTGCCGGAGAACTTCGGCGGCTGGGTGCTGGCCGCGATTCTCGGGATTGGCGTGCTGTGGGGCGTGTCGGAGCTATTCTTCGGCATGACCTGGGGCGGCCCGATGAAACACGCCTTTGCCGGTGCGTTGCACCTGGCCTGGCACCGTCGCGCCGAACGTTTTGGTGGCGGTCGTTCCACCGGTTTGAAACCGCTGGACCTGAATGATCCGACCGCGCCACTGGGCGTGGAGAAACCCAAGGATTTCACCTGGAACCAGTTGCTCGGTTTCGACGCCTGCGTGCAGTGCGGCAAGTGCGAAGCCGCGTGCCCGGCGTTCGCCGCCGGCCAGCCGCTGAACCCGAAAAAGCTGATTCAGGACATGGTCGTTGGCCTCGCCGGCGGCACCGATGCCAAGTTCGCCGGCAGCCCTTATCCGGGCAAACCGGTGGGCGAACACAGCGGCAATCCGCATCAACCGATCGTCAACGGTCTGGTCGATGCCGAAACCCTGTGGTCGTGCACCACCTGCCGCGCCTGCGTCGAGGAATGCCCGATGATGATCGAGCACGTCGATGCCATCGTCGACATGCGCCGGCACCTGACCCTGGAAAAAGGCGCGACCCCGAACAAGGGCGCCGAAGTCCTGGAAAACCTGATCGCCACCGACAACCCCGGCGGTTTCGCCCCGGGCGGGCGGATGAACTGGGCGGCGGACCTGAACCTCAATCTGCTCAGCGAGAAGAAGTCCACCGACGTGCTGTTCTGGGTCGGCGATGGCGCCTTCGACATGCGCAACCAGCGCACTCTGCGCGCCTTCGTCAAAGTGCTGAAAGCGGCCAAGGTCGATTTCGCGGTACTGGGTCTTGAAGAACGCGACAGCGGCGACGTGGCCCGACGTCTGGGTGACGAAGCGACTTTCCAGCTTCTCGCCAAACGCAATATCCAGACCCTGGCCAAATACAGCTTCAACCGCATCGTCACCTGCGATCCGCACAGCTTCCATGTGCTGAAAAACGAGTACGGCGCGTTCGATGGCAACTACCTCGTGCAGCACCACAGCACTTATCTGGCGGAAATCATCCAGGCCGGCGCGCTGAACCTCGGTCAGCACAAAGGCAACAGCGTGACCTATCACGATCCGTGCTACCTCGGCCGCTACAACGGCGAGTACGAAGCGCCGCGCGAAGTGCTGCGCGCCCTCGGCATCGAGATCAAGGAAATGCAACGTTCCGGCTTCCGTTCGCGCTGCTGTGGCGGCGGTGGCGGGGCGCCGATCACCGACATTCCGGGCAAGCAGCGGATCCCCGACATGCGCATGGAAGACATCCGCGAGACCGGTGCCGAACTGGTGGCCGTGGGTTGTCCACAGTGCACAGCGATGCTCGAAGGCGTGGTCGAGCCGCGCCCGCTGATCAAGGACATCGCCGAACTGGTGGCCGACGCGCTGCTCGAAGACGCCGCGCCGAACAAACCTGCCACCCCGGCCAAACGTGAACCTGCGGAGGCCCACTGA
- the etfA gene encoding electron transfer flavoprotein subunit alpha has translation MSDIIRRDPRAEWIARNRLHPLHAAMQPAQHSWMGPNGIIRKNLHGIGFIGPNGIKRIDRSGAQQGGAVKRSAAVEVQLPLHQVPAPAFYISVVPDMVGGRLSSHDRDLLGLAHQLAGSEGAVLAVVFGEHKENAFATAGVDRLLVLEGEEFSGYAPEQRIQGLRAVDNQFNPRHWLLPDSRSGGGELGRRFAAALGERPATRVWQVKDQECIGRAGAGLQDLARPVARLILASAECAEPVSETRHEALPVELSTPVARSLSRIEDLGAVAVDPAAIPMAEAEFIFSGGNGVKDWALFHRTAAALGATEGASRVAVDDGFMARDRQVGASGTWVTARVYVAVGISGAIQHLQGIGACDKVVAINLDPGCDMIKRADLSVIGESAEILQALIAAVEAYRNEAKRDAA, from the coding sequence ATGAGCGACATTATCCGCCGCGACCCCCGCGCCGAATGGATCGCACGCAACCGCCTGCACCCGCTGCACGCGGCCATGCAACCGGCGCAACACAGCTGGATGGGCCCTAACGGGATCATCCGCAAGAACCTGCACGGCATCGGTTTCATCGGGCCGAACGGCATCAAGCGCATCGACCGCAGCGGCGCCCAGCAGGGCGGGGCGGTCAAACGTTCGGCCGCGGTCGAAGTGCAACTGCCGCTGCATCAGGTGCCGGCCCCGGCGTTCTATATCAGCGTGGTGCCGGACATGGTCGGCGGCCGCTTGAGCAGTCACGACCGTGACCTGCTCGGTCTGGCTCATCAACTCGCCGGCAGCGAAGGCGCGGTGCTGGCCGTGGTGTTCGGCGAGCACAAGGAAAACGCTTTCGCCACGGCGGGCGTTGACCGCTTGCTGGTGCTGGAAGGCGAAGAATTCAGCGGTTATGCACCGGAGCAACGGATCCAGGGCCTGCGGGCTGTGGATAACCAGTTCAACCCGCGTCACTGGCTGCTGCCGGACAGCCGCAGCGGTGGCGGCGAACTCGGTCGGCGCTTTGCTGCTGCGCTGGGCGAGCGCCCGGCGACACGGGTGTGGCAGGTCAAGGATCAAGAGTGCATCGGCCGCGCCGGTGCCGGGCTGCAGGATCTGGCCCGCCCGGTGGCGCGTTTGATTCTGGCGTCTGCCGAATGTGCGGAACCGGTCAGCGAAACCCGTCACGAAGCGTTGCCGGTGGAGTTATCGACACCTGTCGCGCGCAGCCTGTCGCGGATCGAGGATCTGGGTGCGGTGGCGGTGGATCCGGCGGCGATTCCGATGGCCGAGGCCGAGTTCATCTTCTCCGGCGGCAACGGGGTCAAGGACTGGGCGCTTTTCCACAGGACCGCCGCGGCCCTCGGCGCCACCGAAGGCGCTTCGCGGGTGGCGGTGGACGATGGCTTCATGGCCCGCGACCGTCAGGTCGGCGCGTCCGGCACCTGGGTCACCGCTCGGGTTTATGTGGCCGTGGGGATTTCCGGGGCGATCCAGCACCTGCAAGGCATCGGTGCCTGCGACAAGGTGGTGGCGATCAACCTCGATCCGGGTTGCGACATGATCAAGCGTGCCGACCTGTCGGTGATCGGCGAAAGCGCGGAAATTCTTCAGGCCTTGATCGCGGCGGTAGAGGCTTACCGCAACGAAGCCAAGCGCGATGCGGCTTAA